The following is a genomic window from Burkholderia cepacia ATCC 25416.
ATACGATCGAGTGGGCCGCGCACTGAGTGCGGTCGAAGCGTCAGCCTTTTTCCTGGCGCGCGATCAGGTGCGCGAGATCGAGCGTCGCGCGGTCGCCGTTGGTGACGAGGCGGTCGATCACCGAGCAGAGCGCCTTGAATTCGGTCTTCGTCACGCCCTCGAACAGCACGTTGTTGATGCGCTGCTGCGTATCGGTGAGCGCCTTCAGCAGCTTCGAGCCGGCCGGCGTGACCGTGAGACGCATCTTGCGCTTGTCGTCGGGGTCCGGGCGTTTGTCGATCAGGCCGAGCTTCTTCAGCTTGCCCGTCTCGATCGTGACGAATGCGCCGCTCAGGTGCAGGTGATCGGCGAGGCGGTTGACGGTCACGACGTCGTCGTGCGAAAGATGCGAAACCGATACGAGCAGCGAATACTGGATGCCGGTGAGGCCGATCAGCGAGCCGAAGCCGTCGCGTACCGACAGCAGGCGGGCCGCAAACGGCAGCAGCCCGTTGATCAGGTGGCGAAATTCCGTGTCCGTGCCGTCGATCAGGCAGGCCGGGTTGGTGATGGTCAGAACGGACTCCTCTTGCTGCTTGGCCATGACTTCGACGCTCCGTACGGTCATGCGAATTTAGCTTTGAAACGAAATTATACGGCAAAGGCACATGCGCCCCGGGCCAGGTCCGGCCGCTGCGCGTGCCCCCATTTCCCGCTACAGGAGGCTCGTCCATGCCCTTCCCGCTTCATCCCGCGTCGGTTCGCGCGCTGCTCGAATGCTATCTGCGCGCAAAGGACCTGAACCGCCCCGCGTTGATCGCCGACTGCTTCGCGGCCGATGCCGAGCTGAGCTTTTCGCTCGCGAACGACGACATCGATTTTCCGCCGCGCGTGACGGGCGCGGCCGCGATCGCACGCACCCTGGTCGAGGAATTCGGCGAGCGGTTCGAGCGGTGCCGGACCTATTACGTTTGCACGGAGCCCGAAGTCGACCCGCATGGCGTCAGCGAGATGTCGTGGCTCGTCGTGATGCGGCAGAAGGACAACGGCGCGTTGCGGATCGGGCACGGCACGTACCGCTGGCAGTTCACACCCGACAGCGAAGGCGGTGCGCGGATCGCCGCGCTGCACATTCACATCGTGCGCATGGATACGATCGACGATCCGAAGTCGACGAAACTCGACGCGCTGCATGCGGCGTTCGGGTATCCGTGGCTGCCGGCGCACGCGTTCGCGCGCGGACTGGCGGATGTCGCGGCCGCGCAGCCGGAATGGGCATTCCTGGCGTCGTTTCACGAGGCGGCGGCAGCGGCGGCCGGTTGAAACACGGCCGAAGCGCGTCGCCGCATCACGCGCGGGCAAGGAGCTGACGGACCGTCATCACGCGCGGATCGTCGATCGTCAGAACCTCGCCGTAATGGGCAATCGTTGCACGGCGGTCGAGCAACAGCGGAATCGAGACGCGCCCGAGCAGCGTCCGCTCGACCGCTTCGCCGAACGTGAATCCGCACAGATGCACACCGTCGACCACGCAATTGGTCGAGAACACTCGGCCCTGCGCATCGACATAAAACTCGGCGTACCCGAGATCGTCTTCGGCGAAGCCGATCATCGTCGTCCCGAGCGCCTGTTCCCACGCGTCGATCTGGTGATCCTTGCGCGCCAGCGCATGAAAGACGAGCCCCATTCGCGCGCAGGTTTGCCCGCTGGCGGAGGCGCCCACGATCAGCCCGCCGAATTCGCGCAGGATTGCATCTCCCGGATGCTCGCCGTCGCCGGACGACACACGGCAACCGGAGTCGCCACGCCACCCCGAATCGGCAAACAGCGCTTTGACCGACGAAGGAATCACGACCACCACCACCCTGCCGACGTTTGCGTGCACGATACCGCACGCGCTATCCGCCATGCGCGACGCAGGGAATGCATCGCGCATGCCCGTCACCTCGACGCATCGAGCGCGCCCCTCACTCCCTCCCAATCCAGCCCGAACCGCGCGAGATACTTGCGCAGCCTGTCCGCATCGTTCGGCTGCTTCTTGCTCTGCCGCGACACCGCGAACAGCGTGCGCCCCGCTTCCGACAGGCTTGC
Proteins encoded in this region:
- a CDS encoding MarR family winged helix-turn-helix transcriptional regulator, with the protein product MAKQQEESVLTITNPACLIDGTDTEFRHLINGLLPFAARLLSVRDGFGSLIGLTGIQYSLLVSVSHLSHDDVVTVNRLADHLHLSGAFVTIETGKLKKLGLIDKRPDPDDKRKMRLTVTPAGSKLLKALTDTQQRINNVLFEGVTKTEFKALCSVIDRLVTNGDRATLDLAHLIARQEKG
- a CDS encoding nuclear transport factor 2 family protein encodes the protein MPFPLHPASVRALLECYLRAKDLNRPALIADCFAADAELSFSLANDDIDFPPRVTGAAAIARTLVEEFGERFERCRTYYVCTEPEVDPHGVSEMSWLVVMRQKDNGALRIGHGTYRWQFTPDSEGGARIAALHIHIVRMDTIDDPKSTKLDALHAAFGYPWLPAHAFARGLADVAAAQPEWAFLASFHEAAAAAAG
- a CDS encoding SUKH-3 domain-containing protein; this encodes MRDAFPASRMADSACGIVHANVGRVVVVVIPSSVKALFADSGWRGDSGCRVSSGDGEHPGDAILREFGGLIVGASASGQTCARMGLVFHALARKDHQIDAWEQALGTTMIGFAEDDLGYAEFYVDAQGRVFSTNCVVDGVHLCGFTFGEAVERTLLGRVSIPLLLDRRATIAHYGEVLTIDDPRVMTVRQLLARA